The following proteins are co-located in the Haloarcula marismortui ATCC 43049 genome:
- a CDS encoding 50S ribosomal protein L10, whose translation MSAESERKTETIPEWKQEEVDAIVEMIESYESVGVVNIAGIPSRQLQDMRRDLHGTAELRVSRNTLLERALDDVDDGLEDLNGYITGQVGLIGTDDNPFSLFQELEASKTPAPIGAGEVAPNDIVIPEGDTGVDPGPFVGELQSVGADARIQEGSIQVLSDSTVLDTGEEVSQELSNVLNELGIEPKEVGLDLRAVFADGVLFEPEELELDIDEYRSDIQAAAGRAFNLSVNADYPTATTAPTMLQSARGNAKSLALQAAIEDPEVVPDLVSKADAQVRALASQIDDEEALPEELQGVEADVATEEPTDDQDDDTASEDDADADDAAEEADDDDDDDEDAGDALGAMF comes from the coding sequence ATGAGCGCCGAATCCGAACGCAAGACCGAAACCATTCCCGAGTGGAAGCAGGAAGAGGTCGACGCCATCGTAGAGATGATCGAGTCCTACGAGAGCGTCGGCGTCGTCAACATCGCCGGGATTCCCTCCCGGCAACTGCAGGACATGCGACGTGACCTGCACGGGACCGCCGAACTTCGCGTTTCCCGGAACACGCTGCTTGAGCGTGCACTCGACGATGTCGATGACGGACTCGAAGACCTCAACGGCTACATCACCGGGCAGGTTGGACTCATCGGGACCGACGATAACCCGTTCTCGCTGTTTCAGGAACTCGAGGCCTCCAAGACGCCCGCACCCATCGGTGCCGGTGAGGTGGCCCCGAACGATATCGTGATTCCGGAAGGCGACACGGGCGTCGACCCCGGTCCGTTCGTTGGCGAACTCCAGAGCGTGGGTGCCGACGCACGCATTCAGGAAGGCTCCATTCAGGTCCTTTCTGACTCGACGGTGCTTGACACCGGCGAGGAAGTCTCTCAGGAACTTTCGAACGTGCTGAACGAACTCGGTATCGAACCGAAGGAGGTCGGTCTCGACCTTCGCGCCGTCTTCGCCGACGGTGTGCTGTTCGAACCCGAGGAACTGGAACTCGACATCGACGAGTACCGGAGCGACATCCAGGCGGCTGCCGGCCGAGCGTTCAATCTCTCGGTCAACGCCGACTACCCGACCGCGACGACGGCCCCGACGATGCTCCAGTCCGCTCGTGGCAACGCCAAGAGCCTCGCGCTCCAGGCGGCCATCGAGGACCCCGAGGTCGTGCCTGACCTCGTGAGCAAGGCTGACGCACAGGTCCGTGCGCTCGCCTCGCAAATTGACGATGAAGAGGCACTCCCGGAGGAGCTTCAGGGCGTCGAGGCCGACGTGGCGACAGAGGAACCGACTGACGACCAAGACGACGACACCGCATCCGAGGACGACGCGGACGCCGACGACGCGGCCGAGGAGGCCGACGACGATGACGACGATGACGAGGACGCTGGCGACGCGCTCGGAGCGATGTTCTAA
- the rpl12p gene encoding 50S ribosomal protein P1, whose protein sequence is MEYVYAALILNEADEEINEDNLTDVLDAAGVDVEESRVKALVAALEDVDIEEAVDQAAAAPVPASGGAAAPAEGDADEADEADEEAEEEAADDGGDDDDDEDDEASGEGLGELFG, encoded by the coding sequence ATGGAATACGTATACGCTGCACTCATCCTGAACGAAGCTGACGAAGAGATCAACGAAGACAACCTCACCGACGTGCTCGACGCCGCGGGCGTCGACGTCGAGGAGTCCCGTGTCAAGGCCCTTGTCGCCGCCCTCGAAGACGTCGACATCGAGGAGGCCGTCGACCAGGCCGCTGCGGCACCGGTGCCGGCAAGCGGTGGCGCGGCCGCACCCGCAGAGGGTGACGCCGACGAGGCCGACGAGGCCGACGAGGAAGCCGAAGAAGAGGCTGCCGACGACGGCGGCGACGACGATGACGACGAAGACGACGAGGCAAGCGGTGAGGGCCTCGGCGAACTCTTCGGCTAA